A window from Zingiber officinale cultivar Zhangliang chromosome 7A, Zo_v1.1, whole genome shotgun sequence encodes these proteins:
- the LOC122002287 gene encoding cytochrome c oxidase subunit 6b-1-like, translating to MAEAVPEKPLSLAEQYSLQGVEKIDRVEVSIEQTPEKENAANASSGEVIAENADETLASKAITENTGETAVPEFTEQTTDAAPAVEEGSAVEATNDQTTEEQDTEEQEVEEREIKIETAPADFRFPTTNQTRHCFTRYIEYHRCVAAKGEDASECNKFAKYYRSLCPSEWVERWNEQRENGTFPGPL from the exons ATGGCGGAAGCTGTCCCGGAGAAGCCTCTCTCTTTAGCCGAG CAATATTCGCTTCAAGGCGTCGAGAAGATAGATCGAGTTGAGGTTTCCATTGAACAAACCCCTGAGAAGGAGAATGCAGCCAATGCCAGTTCAGGTGAAGTCATTGCAGAAAATGCTGATGAGACCCTTGCATCGAAAGCTATTACAGAAAACACTGGCGAAACTGCTGTCCCTGAATTTACTGAACAGACAACTGATGCCGCCCCTGCTGTAGAGGAAGGAAGTGCTGTTGAAGCAACCAACGACCAAACGACAGAGGAACAAGATACCGAAGAACAGGAAGTTGAAGAACGAGAGATAAAG ATTGAGACAGCGCCTGCTGATTTCCGCTTCCCGACAACCAATCAAACAAGGCATTGCTTTACTCGCTATATTGAATATCACAG GTGTGTGGCTGCTAAGGGAGAAGATGCTTCTGAATGCAATAAATTTGCCAAATACTATCGGTCACTATGCCCAAGTGAATGG GTAGAACGATGGAACGAACAACGCGAAAATGGCACCTTCCCTGGTCCTCTATAA
- the LOC121999677 gene encoding E3 ubiquitin-protein ligase ATL6-like codes for MSPAAIHRRLPPAALLLLLLFDGSAAQSSSNTPNNGNLYGDYNLPVNPVIVALVIAFICGFFFLGFFSVYLRRCGGRSSGQLSSSAAAAAAAPGERASRLGLDPAVLDSFPTMSYSEAKAHRQGKGGALECAVCLSEFASDDTLRLLNPCFHVFHVDCIDTWLDTHVTCPVCRANLAAPEIYAGEAPPVRPVGEGELDLEAGQCHPIEYRRWHSTGHEGEEVDRHRLHLPEQVRREIFSAAAVELRRASSVAEMRPPLNREGSERRGGGRSGRWGFLLRSFSGRRRPDATPAEWSGKRVSPSPEGSFDLGAGGKKSESASAKVETESKSTKEAEAEAEPSSVQSTATDRV; via the coding sequence ATGTCGCCGGCGGCGATCCACCGCCGTCTTCCACCTGCGGCGCTCTTGCTGTTGCTTCTCTTCGATGGCTCCGCCGCCCAGTCCTCTTCCAACACTCCCAACAACGGCAACTTGTACGGTGACTACAACCTCCCCGTCAACCCCGTCATCGTCGCCCTCGTCATCGCCTTTATCTGCGGCTTCTTCTTCCTGGGCTTCTTCTCTGTCTACCTCCGTCGCTGCGGAGGTCGATCCTCCGGGCAGCTCTCCTCCTCtgcagccgccgccgccgctgcccCTGGGGAACGCGCATCTCGTCTCGGGCTTGACCCGGCCGTGCTTGACTCTTTCCCCACGATGTCCTACTCGGAGGCGAAGGCTCACCGACAGGGGAAGGGCGGCGCGCTCGAGTGCGCCGTCTGCCTCTCCGAGTTCGCGAGCGACGACACGCTCCGCCTCCTCAACCCCTGTTTCCACGTCTTCCACGTCGATTGCATCGACACCTGGCTCGATACCCACGTCACCTGTCCGGTTTGCCGGGCAAACCTGGCAGCGCCGGAGATCTACGCCGGCGAGGCTCCACCGGTCAGGCCGGTGGGGGAGGGGGAGCTGGACTTGGAGGCCGGTCAATGCCATCCTATCGAGTACCGGAGATGGCACTCGACGGGCCACGAGGGGGAGGAAGTCGACCGACACCGATTGCATCTGCCGGAGCAGGTGAGAAGGGAGATCTTCTCGGCGGCAGCAGTGGAGCTCCGGCGGGCGTCGAGTGTGGCAGAGATGCGACCTCCGCTGAACAGAGAAGGGAGCGAAAGGAGGGGAGGAGGGCGGAGCGGGCGGTGGGGATTCCTACTGCGGTCGTTCTCGGGTCGGCGTAGGCCGGACGCGACGCCGGCGGAGTGGTCCGGCAAACGGGTCTCCCCTTCACCGGAAGGTTCATTCGATCTCGGAGCCGGAGGGAAGAAATCCGAATCCGCCAGTGCAAAAGTTGAAACAGAGTCCAAATCCACGAAGGAGGCAGAAGCGGAGGCGGAGCCATCGTCCGTCCAGTCCACGGCAACAGATCGGGTTTGA